In Paenibacillus ihbetae, the following are encoded in one genomic region:
- a CDS encoding pyridoxamine 5'-phosphate oxidase family protein yields the protein MSKDAVINQEAVETVKDIIKDVETAMLSTISEGGINSRPMQTQDIEFDGDLWFLTKKDTSKYKEIMENPNVNVAYVGKSYVSIRGTAEIVDDLNRKKELWNKMYEKFLDTTYDDPNIILIKIRTETAEYWETGDRMKTVKAFFRKMTGQRQEEDSELNKTVDLHK from the coding sequence ATGTCGAAGGATGCAGTAATCAACCAAGAAGCGGTCGAGACTGTTAAGGATATTATCAAAGACGTTGAAACCGCCATGCTGTCGACCATATCGGAGGGCGGCATCAATTCCCGGCCGATGCAGACGCAGGATATCGAATTTGACGGAGACCTGTGGTTCTTGACCAAGAAGGATACGAGCAAATACAAGGAAATCATGGAGAATCCGAACGTGAACGTCGCCTATGTCGGCAAGTCGTATGTGTCCATTCGCGGCACCGCGGAAATCGTGGATGATCTGAACAGGAAGAAAGAGCTTTGGAATAAGATGTACGAAAAATTTCTGGATACGACCTACGATGATCCGAACATCATCTTGATCAAAATCCGGACCGAGACGGCCGAATACTGGGAAACGGGAGACCGAATGAAGACCGTAAAAGCGTTCTTCCGGAAAATGACCGGCCAGCGCCAGGAAGAGGATTCCGAATTGAATAAAACCGTCGACCTACACAAGTAG
- a CDS encoding OmpL47-type beta-barrel domain-containing protein, with translation MTLGIKRLKRQLLLITVMLVGLALQGSPAQASSPINKQFGEPVSMGAPIQQIAIFESAYGQEDGRDVMYTTVNGKPAMLNVIDLADNKLLRTFPLPDADSSWAKAVAEDGTLYIAGQSKVYRYSPQTKELDDLGVAIPGETSIWGLITDEQGNLYGGTYPNAKVFKFDPRTETFTDYGTMVEGQGYVRSIAYADGIVYAGIGTVGHIVKLNPVTGEKEELPIRDIPGVSSLPFVYGLDARGDYLFAYLNGNGTTALIIYDMARGVWLDEVYNGYGGLDVSPEHEGKVYFVQNRKVQAFDMTTQQVTDTGLAYGTGFRSSGWVRFPNDPELPGETLVTIQFGGKAALFNFESGIQKMLPAVAEGQPTLIQALEKGPDGKIYTSGMTSALGGAFDPITRTHSTYPMGQAESIGSLGNDLYFGIYPKAEIRKLDTTKPIQADPSKPNPNPVSLFYMGEDQDRPYVQTSGDGKVYFGTIPYYGELGGALVAYDPALNTFDVHRQVVHNQSIVGLAYRDGKVYGSTSIRGGLGIDPTESEAKMFVWDAVSGVKLSEFTPDIPGAVKAPIMISGLTFDQDGLLWAAADGILFAVDPETQEVVKSKVIYPGVTDYGMWRPIHLRWGQDGLLYTDLYGKLTVLDPETMEHEALGINTALFTLGNDGNIYYAQETRMYMIPVSDVGEEEDTQLPTTEATVSPEQPDGQEGWHVSPVTVTLSAYDEGSGIASTEYSWDGGQTWMSYAGSPLQVNESGRYELTYRSIDKAGNEEAAKSIQWLLDREGPIIDWKSAVPEVISSSDDLEIGFELRDEWSGVASNTASLTLDGEPINSDSSSLPLFRLPLGQHTLTIRASDVAGNESVHDITFTIENSFESLEKLVQRFAEQGWIDNHGIANSLATKAAKGSVSAFINQVEAQAGKHISTEAAAYLIQAASALQ, from the coding sequence ATGACTTTGGGAATCAAGCGATTGAAAAGACAGCTGCTTCTAATTACGGTCATGCTAGTAGGATTAGCGCTGCAGGGATCTCCTGCGCAAGCGAGTTCGCCAATTAACAAACAATTCGGTGAGCCGGTCTCCATGGGGGCTCCGATCCAGCAAATCGCGATTTTTGAAAGCGCTTATGGACAAGAGGACGGCCGGGACGTGATGTATACCACGGTCAACGGTAAGCCGGCGATGCTAAATGTCATCGATCTCGCAGACAATAAACTGCTTCGCACGTTCCCGCTTCCGGATGCAGACAGCTCTTGGGCAAAAGCCGTAGCCGAAGACGGAACGTTGTATATTGCAGGTCAATCCAAGGTTTACCGCTATTCCCCTCAAACGAAAGAGCTTGATGATCTTGGGGTCGCGATTCCGGGTGAAACTTCCATTTGGGGATTGATTACGGACGAGCAGGGAAATCTGTACGGCGGTACGTATCCAAACGCCAAAGTGTTTAAATTCGATCCTCGAACGGAGACGTTTACGGATTACGGCACGATGGTGGAGGGCCAAGGATATGTTCGTTCCATCGCTTATGCCGATGGCATCGTATATGCAGGAATCGGGACGGTTGGACATATCGTCAAGCTGAATCCGGTTACCGGCGAGAAGGAGGAGCTGCCGATTCGGGATATTCCGGGCGTTAGCAGTCTTCCGTTCGTATACGGTCTGGATGCAAGAGGTGATTATCTCTTCGCTTACTTAAACGGCAACGGAACAACCGCGTTGATTATATACGATATGGCACGGGGCGTGTGGCTGGATGAGGTTTACAACGGATACGGCGGCCTCGATGTATCGCCTGAACATGAAGGAAAAGTATATTTCGTTCAAAATCGGAAGGTCCAGGCTTTTGACATGACGACGCAGCAGGTAACGGATACGGGACTTGCCTACGGAACCGGCTTCCGCTCCAGCGGATGGGTTCGTTTTCCGAATGATCCGGAGCTTCCGGGGGAGACCTTGGTAACAATCCAATTCGGTGGGAAGGCGGCCTTGTTCAATTTTGAGTCGGGCATACAGAAGATGCTGCCTGCCGTCGCCGAAGGGCAGCCTACGCTGATCCAGGCTCTGGAGAAAGGGCCGGACGGCAAAATTTATACAAGCGGCATGACCTCCGCACTGGGAGGAGCATTCGATCCGATTACGCGCACCCATTCGACGTATCCGATGGGTCAAGCCGAAAGCATTGGCTCGCTCGGCAATGATCTGTACTTCGGCATATATCCGAAGGCGGAGATCCGCAAATTGGATACGACGAAGCCGATCCAGGCGGATCCGAGCAAGCCGAACCCGAATCCGGTATCCCTGTTCTACATGGGTGAAGATCAAGATCGCCCTTATGTCCAGACGTCCGGAGACGGCAAGGTATACTTCGGGACGATACCGTACTACGGGGAATTGGGCGGAGCCCTCGTTGCGTATGATCCGGCATTGAATACATTCGATGTACATCGCCAAGTCGTGCATAACCAGAGCATTGTGGGCTTGGCCTACAGGGACGGCAAGGTCTACGGTTCGACCAGCATCCGGGGAGGTCTCGGAATCGATCCGACCGAATCGGAAGCAAAGATGTTTGTATGGGATGCCGTAAGCGGGGTGAAGCTTAGCGAGTTTACGCCGGATATCCCGGGAGCGGTGAAGGCACCGATCATGATCAGCGGGCTGACCTTCGATCAAGACGGCCTCCTCTGGGCTGCCGCGGACGGCATACTGTTTGCGGTTGACCCCGAGACGCAGGAGGTCGTGAAGAGCAAGGTTATCTATCCGGGCGTCACGGATTACGGGATGTGGCGGCCGATCCATCTGAGATGGGGACAGGACGGTTTGCTCTACACCGATCTCTATGGCAAGCTGACGGTTCTGGATCCGGAGACGATGGAGCATGAGGCATTAGGGATTAATACGGCGCTCTTTACCCTAGGGAATGACGGAAACATATACTACGCGCAAGAAACACGGATGTACATGATCCCCGTTTCCGATGTTGGGGAAGAGGAGGATACCCAGCTTCCAACGACAGAGGCCACGGTCAGCCCGGAGCAGCCGGATGGACAGGAGGGGTGGCATGTCAGCCCTGTAACGGTAACGCTGTCGGCTTACGATGAAGGAAGCGGGATCGCTTCCACCGAATATTCGTGGGATGGCGGGCAAACCTGGATGTCCTATGCAGGTTCGCCTTTGCAAGTGAACGAGAGCGGACGCTATGAGCTCACCTATCGTTCCATCGACAAAGCCGGAAATGAAGAAGCGGCGAAATCGATCCAATGGCTGTTGGATCGCGAGGGGCCTATCATCGATTGGAAATCGGCGGTGCCTGAGGTGATCAGCAGCTCGGACGATCTTGAGATCGGCTTCGAGCTTCGGGATGAATGGTCAGGGGTTGCTTCGAACACCGCGTCGCTTACGCTGGACGGCGAGCCAATAAATTCGGATTCTTCCTCCCTTCCGTTGTTCCGTCTCCCGCTCGGCCAGCATACGCTGACGATCCGGGCAAGCGATGTGGCGGGAAATGAATCGGTGCATGATATTACGTTTACGATTGAAAACAGCTTCGAGAGTCTGGAGAAGCTGGTGCAACGCTTTGCGGAGCAGGGCTGGATCGATAATCACGGGATTGCGAACAGCCTGGCAACAAAGGCCGCTAAAGGCAGCGTTTCTGCATTCATTAATCAAGTCGAAGCGCAGGCAGGCAAGCATATTTCCACGGAAGCCGCAGCTTATTTGATTCAGGCGGCCTCGGCACTCCAATAA
- a CDS encoding dockerin type I domain-containing protein translates to MKMSVKMGLMVMLSCACVASIHLVNVTYAQDYVQGGAVRLEDKVYGEPERLAQPIRGISIYDGAVGEQDGRKVMFTTVKGSPAQFNVVDMTTNTVIHKTIMHGGGGDAWHHEVTPDGKHVYVTSHRTLWIYSTETQEMKLVHDFGEEGPWSLVTDSQGNAYIGTYPGGKVFKYDLGAGTVTKDYGRMLGNQAQEYVRSIALDEEGGHIYAGTAHGQIIRLDLESGAKVNIAEPLMNKQETGFVYDMNLVDDRYIFARYSESKNMYIYDVKASRWLDVILSNVTGLHVTDSYQDKVYFVADNTLKYYNLATGEIGTTGMKYGSGLRGADWVEIASHDNPDLIGMNLVTMQFGGGIVYFNVTQNKLTATPPVVEGTPLNIHVIEQGKDNQLFMSTLGAGTGAIYDPEQQQVSPISLGQADSMVYHEDAMYMGVYPKANVHKYDQNREPGSGNPSLFLQIDPEAHQDRLIEATSGGGRIYFGSVSAYGVNGGAVTIIDPKAYAENKTGVKVIRNVVQDQSVVGLTYKDGILFGSTNIHNGLGSNPTANEAKLFTMDAVTGQKLDEWSIQLEGIDKPEFIGRLTVGPHDGLIWGAVNGTIFALDPATKEIVKHKQVHSGPFNYGAWSSVPLKWDADGILYALFGSKLVAVDPVTMDFRTVTNAYGFTIGDDGYLYYSDGEDRTFLSRIQIGTQSAMPEDVDGSGIVDHRDVRLVARHIGKEPVGDLRKLDVNRDGVINALDVRSVTAKMNEESKQP, encoded by the coding sequence ATGAAGATGAGTGTAAAGATGGGACTTATGGTTATGCTTTCATGCGCTTGCGTGGCTTCCATTCACCTGGTTAACGTGACTTACGCCCAGGATTACGTTCAGGGCGGTGCCGTTCGCTTGGAGGATAAGGTATACGGGGAGCCGGAGCGTCTGGCGCAGCCGATTCGGGGGATCAGCATCTATGACGGCGCGGTTGGCGAACAGGACGGAAGAAAGGTGATGTTTACGACGGTTAAAGGTTCTCCCGCCCAGTTCAACGTGGTGGACATGACAACCAATACGGTGATCCATAAGACGATTATGCACGGAGGGGGCGGGGATGCTTGGCATCATGAAGTGACTCCGGACGGCAAGCATGTGTATGTAACCTCCCATAGAACATTGTGGATCTATTCGACGGAAACCCAGGAAATGAAGCTGGTGCATGACTTTGGTGAGGAGGGCCCGTGGTCCCTCGTAACCGACAGCCAAGGAAATGCATATATCGGCACATACCCGGGAGGAAAGGTGTTCAAGTACGATTTAGGAGCGGGGACCGTAACGAAGGATTATGGCAGAATGCTGGGCAACCAGGCTCAAGAATATGTCCGTTCGATTGCGCTGGATGAGGAAGGCGGGCATATTTACGCAGGGACCGCCCACGGCCAGATCATTCGGTTGGATTTGGAATCGGGAGCTAAAGTCAATATTGCCGAGCCGCTGATGAACAAACAAGAAACCGGCTTTGTCTACGATATGAACCTGGTGGATGACCGGTATATATTTGCAAGATATTCCGAGTCCAAAAATATGTACATTTATGACGTGAAAGCCTCTCGTTGGCTCGATGTCATATTGTCCAACGTAACGGGACTGCATGTAACCGACTCCTATCAAGACAAGGTGTACTTCGTGGCAGACAACACGCTGAAGTATTATAACCTGGCGACCGGCGAAATCGGAACCACCGGCATGAAGTATGGAAGCGGGCTCCGGGGAGCGGATTGGGTGGAGATTGCCAGCCATGACAATCCCGATTTGATCGGGATGAACCTTGTGACCATGCAGTTTGGAGGAGGGATTGTTTATTTCAACGTCACGCAGAACAAGCTGACGGCGACGCCTCCCGTCGTAGAGGGGACTCCCCTGAACATTCATGTCATTGAACAGGGCAAGGACAATCAATTGTTTATGAGTACGCTCGGTGCAGGTACAGGCGCTATTTACGATCCGGAGCAACAGCAAGTATCGCCGATCTCGCTCGGTCAGGCCGACAGCATGGTTTATCATGAGGATGCCATGTATATGGGGGTATATCCTAAGGCTAACGTTCACAAATATGATCAAAATAGGGAGCCGGGAAGCGGTAATCCCTCCCTGTTCCTCCAGATTGACCCGGAGGCTCATCAGGATCGCCTAATTGAAGCGACATCCGGAGGGGGACGCATTTATTTTGGCAGCGTATCCGCATACGGCGTGAACGGCGGTGCCGTGACGATTATTGATCCCAAGGCTTATGCCGAGAATAAGACCGGCGTTAAGGTGATCCGAAATGTAGTCCAAGATCAAAGCGTCGTCGGGCTGACGTATAAGGATGGGATTCTGTTCGGCTCAACCAATATCCATAACGGCCTCGGAAGCAACCCGACTGCTAATGAAGCTAAGCTGTTCACCATGGATGCCGTGACCGGACAGAAGCTCGACGAATGGTCCATTCAGCTTGAAGGTATTGATAAGCCTGAATTTATCGGTCGTTTAACGGTCGGACCACATGACGGACTTATTTGGGGAGCTGTTAACGGAACGATATTCGCGTTGGATCCGGCGACCAAGGAAATCGTTAAGCACAAGCAGGTTCACAGCGGTCCGTTCAACTACGGGGCATGGTCGTCCGTTCCTTTGAAGTGGGATGCCGACGGCATTCTGTATGCCCTCTTCGGCTCGAAACTGGTGGCAGTGGATCCGGTTACCATGGACTTCCGAACCGTAACAAATGCCTACGGCTTTACGATCGGCGATGACGGGTATCTGTATTATTCGGACGGCGAGGACCGTACGTTCTTATCGCGGATTCAGATTGGAACGCAGTCCGCAATGCCTGAAGACGTTGATGGCAGCGGGATCGTGGATCACCGGGATGTCAGACTGGTGGCCAGACATATCGGTAAAGAACCGGTGGGCGATTTGCGAAAGCTGGACGTGAACCGGGATGGTGTCATCAACGCGCTGGATGTCAGAAGCGTTACGGCGAAAATGAATGAGGAATCAAAGCAACCATAA
- the nfi gene encoding deoxyribonuclease V (cleaves DNA at apurinic or apyrimidinic sites) has protein sequence MELKTTHRWDLDEQEAMELQHQLALQVMKEDALEPVRYVAGVDVAYSEQNDKLIAAVAILEADSLTLVDTVMVEESVSFPYIPGLFSFRELPPIMKAFEQISILPQLIVCDGQGLAHPRRFGLACHLGVLYDMPTIGCGKTKLSGSYVEPDIQRGSYSPLMDQHEVIGNVLRTQDGVKPVFVSIGHRISLATACEWILKLSPTFRLPETTRQADQIVRKGLKLTQ, from the coding sequence ATGGAATTAAAAACTACGCACAGGTGGGATTTAGACGAGCAGGAAGCCATGGAGTTACAGCATCAATTGGCTTTGCAAGTAATGAAGGAAGATGCGCTGGAGCCTGTTCGTTATGTCGCAGGAGTGGACGTCGCCTATAGTGAGCAGAATGATAAGCTTATCGCTGCGGTTGCGATTTTAGAGGCCGACTCCTTAACCCTCGTTGACACCGTTATGGTTGAAGAGAGCGTGTCGTTCCCGTATATTCCGGGGTTATTTTCCTTTCGGGAGCTTCCGCCGATCATGAAAGCTTTTGAGCAAATCAGTATCTTGCCTCAGTTAATCGTTTGCGACGGTCAAGGGCTCGCACACCCGAGACGTTTCGGGCTGGCCTGCCATCTAGGGGTTCTTTATGATATGCCAACGATCGGCTGCGGAAAAACAAAGCTCTCGGGAAGTTACGTTGAACCCGATATCCAGAGAGGCTCATATTCACCGCTCATGGATCAACATGAAGTAATAGGGAATGTATTGCGCACCCAGGACGGCGTTAAGCCTGTGTTTGTGTCTATCGGCCACCGTATTTCCCTGGCGACAGCATGCGAATGGATTTTAAAGCTCTCCCCCACATTCCGCCTGCCGGAAACCACCCGTCAAGCAGATCAGATCGTCAGAAAGGGATTAAAGCTTACCCAATAG
- a CDS encoding toxin-antitoxin system YwqK family antitoxin has protein sequence MNYSDLFVEDDIHTGEHIFYSDKNKTVPFNGTVVDYNNGVLVWEFEVHDGFKTGIERIYYPTGELKEINETDHNTTNGIAKEFYRNGQLRSQSIVIRNVHINTIFYDETGNIAEIWEISGEGPSYYVVRDRLAEYRSRYKLEH, from the coding sequence ATGAATTACAGTGATCTCTTTGTTGAGGACGATATACATACGGGTGAACATATCTTTTATTCTGACAAGAATAAAACAGTACCTTTTAATGGAACAGTAGTAGATTATAACAATGGGGTGCTTGTTTGGGAATTTGAGGTACATGATGGATTTAAAACCGGTATTGAGAGAATATACTATCCCACAGGTGAGTTGAAGGAAATAAATGAGACTGATCATAATACGACTAACGGCATAGCAAAAGAGTTTTATAGGAACGGTCAGTTAAGATCACAAAGTATTGTGATCAGAAATGTTCATATAAATACGATATTTTATGATGAAACAGGGAATATTGCGGAAATATGGGAAATAAGCGGGGAAGGTCCCAGCTATTATGTTGTTCGTGATCGATTAGCTGAGTACAGAAGCCGTTATAAGCTAGAACATTAA
- a CDS encoding DUF4097 family beta strand repeat-containing protein gives MIIASNDWEVSIKAAEEGRLLRVETESGDIAVSYKTPPASLKLTANSGSSDIRARLDGFKETRRTEQSAEGTIGDASNTLELVSQDGTISVK, from the coding sequence ATGATAATAGCCTCAAATGATTGGGAAGTATCGATCAAAGCGGCCGAAGAAGGAAGGCTGCTGCGCGTTGAGACAGAATCCGGTGATATCGCTGTCTCCTATAAAACGCCCCCGGCATCATTAAAGCTTACCGCGAACAGCGGCTCATCGGATATCCGCGCCCGATTAGACGGCTTTAAGGAAACACGGCGCACGGAGCAATCCGCAGAGGGCACGATTGGAGATGCATCGAATACCTTAGAGCTAGTCAGCCAGGACGGAACGATCAGTGTAAAATAG
- a CDS encoding bifunctional helix-turn-helix transcriptional regulator/GNAT family N-acetyltransferase translates to MTDATIIQTIRRFNRFYTNVLGLLDQHLLNSDFSLSEARVLYEIQNTEHCTAKMLIDKLSIDAGYLSRILKRFDKLGLTYRVQSDKDGRSYYHYLSDQGREMLHKLDALSDEQIRRLIEGLPEHRKGLIAKSMTAIESSLSGEEDRGPGVVIRTELRPGDVGVLIHLHGWLYAEECGYNHGFEGYVCKTFHEFFQRYDREKDRFWLAEADGHIVGAIAIVGHTPDKAQLRWFILHPDFRGRGLGKTLLNEAVKFCREKGYRNVFLETTEDQKNAIRMYENVGFRKTGERPNEAWGVSHVEQVFELHLP, encoded by the coding sequence ATGACAGATGCTACCATCATTCAGACGATCCGGCGCTTTAACCGTTTTTATACGAATGTGCTCGGACTTCTCGATCAACATTTGTTGAACAGCGATTTTTCTCTCTCCGAGGCGAGGGTGCTGTACGAAATTCAGAATACGGAGCATTGCACGGCCAAAATGCTGATCGACAAGCTGAGCATTGACGCCGGTTATTTAAGCCGCATTTTAAAGCGATTCGATAAGCTCGGGCTGACCTACCGCGTTCAATCCGATAAAGACGGCAGGTCCTACTACCATTACTTGTCCGATCAAGGCCGTGAGATGCTGCACAAGCTTGATGCGTTATCCGACGAGCAGATCCGCCGGTTGATTGAGGGACTGCCGGAGCACAGAAAGGGCCTGATTGCCAAGAGCATGACGGCCATTGAAAGCTCCCTCTCCGGCGAAGAGGATCGCGGCCCGGGCGTGGTCATCCGCACCGAGCTGCGCCCGGGGGACGTTGGCGTCCTGATCCACCTCCACGGGTGGCTGTACGCGGAGGAATGCGGTTATAACCATGGATTTGAGGGGTATGTTTGCAAGACCTTTCATGAATTCTTCCAACGTTATGACCGGGAGAAGGACCGCTTCTGGCTGGCGGAGGCAGACGGCCACATCGTCGGCGCTATCGCCATTGTCGGGCATACGCCGGACAAAGCGCAGCTCAGATGGTTCATCCTGCACCCCGATTTCAGAGGAAGGGGACTCGGCAAGACGTTATTGAACGAAGCCGTCAAGTTTTGCCGGGAAAAGGGCTATCGGAACGTGTTCCTGGAAACGACCGAGGATCAGAAAAATGCGATTCGGATGTACGAGAACGTCGGCTTCCGCAAGACCGGCGAGCGTCCGAACGAAGCTTGGGGCGTGAGCCATGTCGAGCAGGTCTTCGAGCTTCACTTGCCATAG
- a CDS encoding DUF6630 family protein, with protein MQDQEIAQLIFPDNKDLEPFLRDEGSDDIHEDLLKFGLKTKQFLYVDYKGEQDQEIVNFIMDYEFAHHVELAAKEDLEHLEAYNYEFLPDKIREVNKILLPKGYGLFSYPTSGDFYALFIAKLENITTLLQEELLLDERIPFQERCIQYYR; from the coding sequence ATGCAGGATCAAGAGATAGCACAGCTCATATTCCCTGATAACAAGGATCTCGAACCGTTTTTGAGAGATGAAGGAAGTGATGACATCCATGAAGACCTATTAAAATTTGGACTAAAAACGAAACAATTTTTATACGTAGACTATAAAGGTGAGCAGGATCAAGAGATCGTCAATTTTATTATGGACTATGAATTTGCCCATCATGTTGAATTAGCAGCAAAAGAAGACCTTGAGCATTTAGAAGCGTATAACTATGAATTTTTACCTGATAAGATCAGGGAGGTTAACAAAATACTGTTACCAAAGGGGTATGGGCTATTTTCATATCCCACATCGGGCGATTTTTACGCACTATTCATTGCAAAATTAGAGAATATAACAACATTACTGCAAGAAGAATTGCTGCTTGATGAAAGAATCCCTTTTCAAGAAAGGTGTATCCAGTATTACAGGTAG
- a CDS encoding phosphotransferase enzyme family protein, with protein MQHEQLQDILIQYGIREPEITFIRHNENRTYKVKGHDGSPYLLRIHQPVKDGMAGLQHTYDGLLGELQMLEAMSDRDHLLVQRPLRNRKGDLITIIELEGKRWNSSVLSWLEGRDLQKEDVSDPILVERLGTRIAELHQFYSQYEQEGLDKRPSQGIGYNQYMIEVIKKGLARGIFASSDVSLIEQTVSLVNARLEAGGQQDAWGLIHGDLSLGNIIMTPEGELGFIDFGFFGPGYYYTDVAMGAMMVPSELRDRFLKGYYGNDSTGTDELVLLEGFMLLAIIGYYVFQMENESVHAWMRERMPKLCAEYCTPYLSGERIFYSV; from the coding sequence ATGCAACATGAACAGCTGCAGGATATTTTGATTCAATACGGCATCCGGGAACCGGAGATTACGTTTATCAGGCATAATGAGAATCGAACCTATAAAGTAAAAGGCCACGACGGAAGCCCATATCTGCTGCGCATTCATCAACCGGTCAAAGACGGGATGGCCGGTCTGCAGCATACCTATGACGGTCTGCTGGGTGAACTGCAGATGCTGGAGGCGATGTCAGACCGGGATCATCTTCTCGTCCAGAGGCCGCTGCGTAATCGAAAAGGTGACCTGATTACGATCATTGAGCTCGAGGGGAAGAGATGGAACAGCTCTGTGCTATCTTGGCTGGAGGGAAGGGATCTGCAGAAAGAAGACGTAAGCGACCCGATATTGGTCGAGAGGCTGGGGACTCGCATTGCAGAGCTGCACCAATTTTATAGCCAGTACGAGCAGGAGGGCTTGGACAAGCGTCCGAGTCAGGGGATTGGCTACAATCAATATATGATCGAGGTTATAAAGAAAGGGTTAGCGAGAGGAATATTCGCTTCCTCCGATGTTTCCCTTATTGAACAAACAGTATCGCTGGTAAATGCCCGGCTTGAAGCTGGCGGACAGCAAGATGCCTGGGGACTCATCCATGGCGATTTAAGCTTGGGGAACATCATCATGACCCCGGAAGGGGAGCTGGGTTTTATCGATTTTGGTTTTTTCGGGCCAGGGTATTATTACACGGATGTTGCTATGGGTGCCATGATGGTTCCATCGGAGCTTCGGGATCGTTTCTTGAAAGGCTATTATGGCAATGATTCTACGGGAACAGACGAACTCGTTCTGCTGGAAGGCTTCATGCTGCTGGCCATTATCGGATACTATGTCTTCCAGATGGAGAATGAATCCGTCCATGCATGGATGCGCGAGCGGATGCCGAAGCTGTGTGCCGAGTACTGTACACCTTATTTGTCGGGTGAACGTATATTTTATTCCGTTTAA
- a CDS encoding SMI1/KNR4 family protein, translating into MDIRDYIQRGFEAYYAKYSQVTEDGFCRWMRPHVPAEMKATDTDEEWSIWKLVPSVVSEADIRELEDGYGLTFPEWYKAFISTYHHYFDVIPEQPVDEPLDNVRDMYNPLLCRLGYLPFTWDSEYGKIWCIDVNEDAGEGFGAIYEIEHEILFDLDEEQTDRTELKQSLDYLYPDFKTYFDHTFLRG; encoded by the coding sequence ATGGACATACGCGACTATATCCAACGAGGCTTTGAGGCCTATTACGCAAAATACAGCCAGGTTACGGAGGACGGCTTCTGCAGGTGGATGCGCCCGCACGTTCCTGCAGAGATGAAGGCTACCGATACCGACGAGGAGTGGTCCATCTGGAAGCTGGTCCCTTCCGTTGTAAGTGAAGCTGATATTAGGGAACTGGAAGACGGGTACGGATTGACATTTCCCGAGTGGTATAAAGCATTTATCTCTACATATCATCATTACTTTGACGTCATCCCTGAGCAACCGGTGGACGAGCCGCTGGATAACGTCAGGGATATGTACAATCCCTTGTTGTGCCGGCTGGGCTATCTGCCTTTCACATGGGATTCCGAATACGGCAAGATATGGTGCATCGACGTAAATGAAGACGCTGGCGAAGGCTTCGGTGCCATCTATGAGATCGAGCATGAAATCTTATTTGATCTGGATGAGGAGCAAACGGACCGGACCGAGCTTAAACAATCGCTGGATTACCTATATCCGGACTTCAAGACGTATTTTGACCATACGTTCCTCAGAGGGTGA
- a CDS encoding ATP-binding protein has protein sequence MAIVYKLVQAHNGTITVESELSKGTTFAVLLPKKGLSSPGSEH, from the coding sequence ATGGCGATTGTCTACAAGCTGGTTCAGGCCCATAACGGTACCATTACAGTGGAGAGCGAGCTTTCGAAGGGGACAACGTTTGCGGTTCTGCTGCCGAAAAAGGGCTTGTCCTCTCCGGGCAGTGAGCATTAA